The Triplophysa dalaica isolate WHDGS20190420 chromosome 5, ASM1584641v1, whole genome shotgun sequence genome window below encodes:
- the LOC130420445 gene encoding translation initiation factor IF-2-like: protein MATGGGSAPKPLSHIASVVYSVIGSDTSIMGLEGATDPSMQLLMEIEGPNGNPGPSDASNFPLPAPLPAPLPLTAPLPLTAPLPASSSTIPSPASPLSPAAGAKPSPLKEKKMKMEMRVLKRQKRVLDAKV, encoded by the exons ATGGCAACAG GAGGAGGATCAGCACCTAAGCCACTGAGCCACATTGCATCGGTGGTGTATAGTGTCATTGGGTCAGACACCAGCATAATGGGCCTTGAGGGTGCAACTGATCCGTCAATGCAGCTGCTAATGGAAATAGAGGG GCCAAATGGAAACCCAGGTCCTTCAGATGCAAGTAATTTTCCTCTTCCAGCACCTCTtcctgcacctcttcctcttactgcacctcttcctcttactgcacctcttccagcTTCCTCTTCCACAATCCCATCACCTGCCTCTCCCCTCAGTCCTGCTGCTGGTGCAAAGCCATCACCcctgaaagaaaagaagatgaaaatGGAAATGCGTGTGTTAAAAAGGCAGAAAAGGGTTCTTGATGCAAAAGTCTGA